The sequence GTCGACAGCAAGTACAGCCTCGTGATCTTCGGCTCGAAGCGCGCGCGCCAGATCAACGCCTACTACTCCCAGCTCGGCGAGGGCCTGCTGGAGTACGTCGGCCCGCTGGTGGAGACCCACGCCCAGGAGAAGCCGCTGTCCATCGCGCTGCGCGAGGTCAGCGAGGGCCTGCTCACCTCCGAGCCGATCGAGGGCTAGTCCCACCGATGCGGACGCCTGGCGAGGGTGTGACGGTGAACCGGCCCGCCGGACGGGCGGCACCGGGCGGTGATCGAGACCACGGCCTCCAGCCCGCCGGGCAGGACGCCGCCGACGGCCACCGGCCTCCGGCGGCCGAGGCCGACGGGCACGACCGGAGCCAGGGGCCCGGTCCCGACGTGACGGACCGCGGCCGCGCGCCCGGACCGGACCGGATCCGTAAACCCGCCGTCGTCCTCGGCGTGAGCGCGGGCATCGCCGCCTACAAGGCCTGCGAGCTGCTCCGCCTCCTCACCGAGTCCGGTCACGACGTCCGCGTCGTCCCGACCCGGGAGGCGCTCCGCTTCGTCGGCGAGCCGACCTGGGCGGCCCTGTCCGGCAACCCGGTGACGGCCGACGTCTGGGAGTCCGTGCACGAGGTGCCCCATGTCCGGATCGGACAGGGCGCCGACCTGGTGGTCGTCGCTCCCGCCACCGCCGACGTGCTCGCCAAGGCCGCCCACGGGCTGGCCGGAGACCTGCTCACCAACACCCTGCTCACCGCGCGGTGCCCGGTGGTGTTCGCCCCCGCGATGCACACCGAGATGTGGGAGCACCCCGCGACCCGGGCCAACGTGGCCACGCTCCGCGAGCGCGGCGCGATCGTCATCGACCCCGCCGTGGGCCGCCTGACCGGCGCCGACACCGGCCGCGGCCGGCTGCCCGACCCCAAGGAGATCTTCGAGGTCTGCCGCAGGGTCCTGACCGGGCGCCCCGCCGACCTGGCCGGCCGCCGTCTGGTGATCTCCGCCGGGGGCACCCGCGAAGCCATCGACCCGGTCCGCTTCATCGGCAACCGCTCCTCGGGCCTGCAGGGCTACGCCCTGGCCCGTACGGCCGTCGCCCGCGGCGCCGAGGTGGTCCTGGTGGCCGCGAACGTCGCCCTGCCCGACCCCGCCGGGGTCACGGTGGTCCGGGTGGAGTCGGCCGTCGAGCTGCGCGCCGCCGTGCTGGAGGCGATGGAGGGCGCCGACGCCGTGGTCATGGCCGCCGCCGTCGCCGACTTCCGGCCCTCGGCGCAGAGCGGTTCGAAGATCAAGAAGACCTCCGCCGAGCCCGAGCCCATCCATCTGGTGAAAAATCCTGACATTCTCGCCGAGTTGGGCGACCGCCGCCGCGAGGGGCTCAAGCCGTACCCGTCGGTGATCGTCGGGTTCGCGGCCGAGACCGACGACGTCCTGGCCAACGGGCGGGCCAAGCTGGCCCGCAAGGGCTGCGATCTGCTCGTCGTCAACCAGGTGGGCGACAACCTCGCCTTCGGCACGCCGGACAACGCGGCGGTGGTCCTGGCCGCCGACGGCGAGCAGGTGGAGATCCCGCGCGGTCCCAAGGAGGACCTCGCCGACGCGGTCTGGGATCTCGTCGCCCGGCGGCTGCCCTGATCCGCTTGCCGGACCTCCCCGTACGGCGGATACTGCGTCCGGAGTGACCTGCGACGTTGCAGCATGAAGGGAATTGACCATGCCGGTCCCCGCCGTCGTCAGGGCCCGCTGCCGCGCCCTGCTCCCTCCCGGGGAGGACATGCGCTACGTCCTGCCCGCGCTGTCGGTCGGCTCGCCGGGGATGGCGACCTTCCTGATCGTGGTGACCGACCGCTCGATCTCCGTGCTGTCCACCAAGTTCTTCGACCAGGACGCGCCGACCTCGGTCTACGCCACCCACGCGCGCCGGACGCGGCTCGGCCCGGTGGAGTTCTCCGCGGGCGCGGCCATCGAGCTCGGCGACATGGTGTTCGAGATCGACGAGGAGTACGCGGCGGTGGTCTGCGCCGCCGACGCGGAGGTGTTCGCGCCCGAGACGCTGCCCCCCGATCCGCTGCCCGACCTGTGACCTCCTAGTGTGAAACACGTGTGCAGGTGGGTCGTCCGGAGATCGCGCGGGTCACCTGGGGATGCGCCGGCCGAGGGGATGGCTCCGGGGCCGGCCCGGCTGCGGGGGCTGCGGATGCCGCACATCGTTCGCGTTCTGGCCGTGCTGATCCTGACGCTGTCGCTCTCCCCGTGGGGGGCCGCGGCACACGCCGATCCGCCGGCCGCCGTCCCGGAACCGCCGGTCGCGGTCTCCGGGCCGGTGACCGACCGGGCGGGCGTGCTCGGCGGCCGCCAGGCAGAGGTCGAGGCGGCCATCGCGAGACTGCGGGTCCGCCACGGCGTCCGCCTGTACGTCGTCTACGTCCGGAGCTTCTCCGGCATGGGCGCGACCGACTGGGCCGCCGGGACGGCCCGGCTCAGCGGCCTGGGCCGGCTCGACCTGCTGCTGGCCGTCGCCACCGGGGAGGGCCGCTACGCCGTCTGCGCCGACCCGGCCTTCCCGCTGTCGGGCGCGCAGCTCGACTCGGTGGCCGCGACCGCGATCGAGCCCGAGCTGCGGCACTCCGACTGGGCGGGCGCGCCGATCGTCGCGGCCAGGGAATACGACGCGGTGCTGGCCTCCGCGGGCACCGTCTCGGCGTGGAACGGCCCAGCTCACGGCCTTCGCCGCGGGCCGGCCGTACAGATTCCCGACCGGTTGTGGGGGTGAATCGGCGCGACGCGCCGAAGTTGGACGCGAGATGGTTTCGCGACGCTGCTCCGGGTACGGCTAGACTTCGGCTCAGCGCTACTGGTGTCGTGTCGACGCCAGAGCCCCCAGACGCCAGCAGCCGCTGCATGAGGAGCCACTGACTTGTCCCGTCGCCTGTTCACCTCCGAGTCGGTCACCGAGGGCCACCCGGACAAGATCGCCGACCAGATCAGTGACGCGATTCTCGACGCCATGCTCAAGGGTGACCCCAAGAGCCGTGTCGCGGTCGAGACGCTGATCACCACCGGTCAGGTCCACGTCGCCGGAGAGGTGACGACGGAGACCTACGTCGACATCCCCGGTCTCATCCGGGAGAAGATCCTCGAGATCGGTTACGACGCCTCCCACAAGGGCTTCGACGGAGCCTCCTGTGGCGTGTCGGTGTCCATCGGCGCGCAGTCGCCCGACATCGCCCAGGGTGTCGACGACGCCTACGAGGCCCGTGAGGGCGAGGGCGTCGACGAGCTCGACCGCCAGGGCGCGGGCGACCAGGGCCTGATGTTCGGCTACGCCTGCCGCGAGACCCCCGAGCTGATGCCGCTGCCGATCCAGCTCGCGCACCGCCTGGCCGAGCGCCTGTCGCAGGTCCGCAAGGACGGCACCGTGCCCTACCTCCGCCCCGACGGCAAGACCCAGGTCACCATCGAATACGACGGTGACCGCCCGGTCCGCCTCGACACCGTGGTGGTCTCCACCCAGCACGCCGCCG comes from Streptosporangium roseum DSM 43021 and encodes:
- the rpoZ gene encoding DNA-directed RNA polymerase subunit omega, with the translated sequence MATNAAYSEGITNPSIDALLDIVDSKYSLVIFGSKRARQINAYYSQLGEGLLEYVGPLVETHAQEKPLSIALREVSEGLLTSEPIEG
- the coaBC gene encoding bifunctional phosphopantothenoylcysteine decarboxylase/phosphopantothenate--cysteine ligase CoaBC — encoded protein: MTDRGRAPGPDRIRKPAVVLGVSAGIAAYKACELLRLLTESGHDVRVVPTREALRFVGEPTWAALSGNPVTADVWESVHEVPHVRIGQGADLVVVAPATADVLAKAAHGLAGDLLTNTLLTARCPVVFAPAMHTEMWEHPATRANVATLRERGAIVIDPAVGRLTGADTGRGRLPDPKEIFEVCRRVLTGRPADLAGRRLVISAGGTREAIDPVRFIGNRSSGLQGYALARTAVARGAEVVLVAANVALPDPAGVTVVRVESAVELRAAVLEAMEGADAVVMAAAVADFRPSAQSGSKIKKTSAEPEPIHLVKNPDILAELGDRRREGLKPYPSVIVGFAAETDDVLANGRAKLARKGCDLLVVNQVGDNLAFGTPDNAAVVLAADGEQVEIPRGPKEDLADAVWDLVARRLP
- a CDS encoding TPM domain-containing protein → MPHIVRVLAVLILTLSLSPWGAAAHADPPAAVPEPPVAVSGPVTDRAGVLGGRQAEVEAAIARLRVRHGVRLYVVYVRSFSGMGATDWAAGTARLSGLGRLDLLLAVATGEGRYAVCADPAFPLSGAQLDSVAATAIEPELRHSDWAGAPIVAAREYDAVLASAGTVSAWNGPAHGLRRGPAVQIPDRLWG
- the metK gene encoding methionine adenosyltransferase; translation: MSRRLFTSESVTEGHPDKIADQISDAILDAMLKGDPKSRVAVETLITTGQVHVAGEVTTETYVDIPGLIREKILEIGYDASHKGFDGASCGVSVSIGAQSPDIAQGVDDAYEAREGEGVDELDRQGAGDQGLMFGYACRETPELMPLPIQLAHRLAERLSQVRKDGTVPYLRPDGKTQVTIEYDGDRPVRLDTVVVSTQHAAEIDLKEMLAPDIKEHVVDPVLAGLEIATEGYRLLVNPTGRFEIGGPMGDAGLTGRKIIVDTYGGMARHGGGAFSGKDPSKVDRSAAYAMRWVAKNIVAAGLSDRAEVQVAYAIGKAHPVGVFVETFGTEKVEIDKIQQAVLQVFDLRPAAIIRDLDLLRPIYSATSAYGHFGRSEFSWEATDRAEALRAAAGL